The Planctomycetia bacterium genome has a segment encoding these proteins:
- a CDS encoding Gfo/Idh/MocA family oxidoreductase — protein MPSDDLDRRTFVGKTAAAGAALTLGSLLQPSTAATQADATKKIRIGLIGCGSVSGAYLPHLSKCPYGEVVSLCDIKPERAENRGNEFQIANRYPHIKEMLKGVEFDLLVNTTDMQEHEHLNREAIEAGKHVWSEKPIGNSVAGAQEVLALAKSKGVRIWGAPTAVNSPQFAFMAKALGAGKLGRVAAAHADYGHEGPHWSSFFYEVGGGSLPDLGVYNITSLTGLFGPAKSVVAMLNIVTPTRKIDGKGTIKVTEEDNAMLILDHGNGVLSHVQSGFNYFNPHGHDGSKEVRHTISMVGSHGFMGLVGYDWAPLAVDLATMDAPEIKRNCDEPNDYVWQQGASLVAETLATGKETLFTPEHSIHVLDIICAARESQKTGRRIDLTTSFKWPIVS, from the coding sequence ATGCCATCCGACGATCTGGATCGCCGCACGTTTGTCGGCAAAACGGCCGCCGCCGGCGCCGCCTTGACCCTCGGTTCGCTGCTGCAACCCTCGACGGCGGCTACCCAAGCCGACGCGACGAAAAAAATCCGCATCGGGCTCATCGGCTGTGGGAGCGTCTCCGGGGCGTACCTGCCGCACTTGTCGAAGTGCCCGTACGGCGAAGTCGTGAGCCTTTGCGATATCAAGCCGGAGCGCGCCGAGAATCGTGGCAATGAATTCCAGATCGCGAATCGCTACCCGCACATCAAGGAGATGTTGAAGGGGGTCGAGTTCGACCTGCTGGTCAACACGACCGACATGCAGGAACACGAGCATCTGAATCGCGAGGCGATCGAAGCCGGCAAGCACGTCTGGAGCGAGAAGCCGATCGGTAATTCCGTCGCCGGCGCGCAAGAGGTGTTGGCGCTCGCCAAGTCAAAAGGCGTCCGCATCTGGGGCGCCCCGACCGCGGTGAACAGCCCGCAGTTCGCGTTCATGGCCAAAGCCCTTGGCGCTGGCAAACTCGGCCGCGTCGCGGCGGCACATGCGGACTACGGTCACGAGGGTCCGCACTGGTCATCGTTCTTCTACGAAGTCGGCGGCGGCAGCTTGCCCGACCTGGGCGTGTACAACATCACGAGCCTCACCGGTTTGTTCGGCCCGGCGAAATCGGTCGTCGCGATGCTCAACATCGTTACGCCCACGCGGAAGATCGACGGCAAGGGAACAATCAAAGTCACCGAAGAGGACAACGCGATGTTGATTCTCGACCACGGCAACGGCGTCCTCTCGCACGTGCAAAGCGGGTTCAATTACTTCAATCCGCACGGACACGACGGCAGCAAAGAAGTCCGGCACACGATTTCGATGGTCGGCTCGCACGGTTTCATGGGCCTGGTCGGCTACGATTGGGCCCCGCTGGCCGTCGATCTGGCGACGATGGACGCCCCCGAAATCAAGCGCAACTGCGACGAGCCGAACGACTACGTCTGGCAGCAAGGCGCATCGCTCGTAGCCGAAACTTTGGCAACCGGCAAGGAAACGCTGTTCACGCCGGAACATTCGATCCACGTCCTGGACATCATCTGCGCCGCGCGTGAATCGCAAAAAACCGGCCGCCGCATCGATCTCACCACCTCGTTCAAGTGGCCGATCGTCTCGTAG